In Neorhodopirellula lusitana, the following are encoded in one genomic region:
- a CDS encoding PilZ domain-containing protein, which produces MTSSPSTISSSQHRNCDRFVAKNSGELKAELLVLRDDEVITYPCQLADISSGGCAVRATLIRPDEVSVAVLRVKDASGKVDLEMAGRLCWNQQTSVGSNTFGFRFRREMPDETIDFLVSQGFVTRRQEQRISAGTPVQIRRAYGLPSIESATLEDFSTTGVRLHIDHLVDAGERLLVSTSGPDTAQSSDLACEASKKSSGSVTVKWVRPIEGRYECGCVFQNLASSRAINDTFGALA; this is translated from the coding sequence ATGACTTCTTCACCATCGACCATCAGCTCGAGCCAGCATCGCAACTGCGATCGGTTCGTTGCCAAGAATTCCGGCGAACTGAAAGCGGAATTACTGGTCTTACGAGACGATGAGGTCATCACCTACCCGTGCCAACTCGCTGACATCAGCTCCGGAGGGTGCGCCGTTCGTGCGACACTGATACGGCCCGACGAAGTGTCGGTCGCTGTGCTTCGAGTGAAAGACGCATCGGGGAAAGTCGACCTAGAAATGGCGGGGCGATTGTGTTGGAACCAACAAACATCCGTTGGCAGCAATACCTTTGGTTTCCGCTTCCGCCGCGAAATGCCTGACGAAACCATCGACTTCCTGGTATCCCAAGGTTTCGTCACGCGCCGACAAGAACAGCGAATCTCAGCCGGCACCCCGGTCCAAATTCGACGTGCATACGGACTGCCGAGTATTGAGTCAGCTACCTTAGAAGACTTCTCAACGACCGGTGTCCGATTGCATATCGACCACCTGGTTGATGCCGGCGAACGCCTGTTGGTTAGCACGTCTGGACCTGATACCGCACAAAGCAGTGACCTCGCCTGTGAAGCGAGCAAAAAATCCAGCGGCAGCGTGACCGTCAAATGGGTTCGCCCCATCGAAGGACGTTACGAATGCGGTTGTGTCTTCCAAAACCTCGCGTCTTCCCGAGCAATCAACGACACGTTCGGTGCGTTAGCCTAA
- the surE gene encoding 5'/3'-nucleotidase SurE: protein MRILLTNDDGVYAPGLAALGQQLRHLGEVITVAPATEQSGVGHSITYLTPLVPKSIHRDGRHWAWAVEGSPADCVKLSLAELFVDEPIDLVVSGINSGLNAGINVLYSGTVAAAIEGAFFGVTSVAVSLEHDDDADFDAAAVIAKNVISQLIQQKESAGGLFNLNIPTAATQTTRDVKVVPMGLAQYGRRYEKRQDPGGRDYYWALWSEPKQPPPSLTDVAQLREGNVTLTPLHFNLTRQELLDPMQDWGLRS from the coding sequence ATGCGGATTTTACTAACGAACGATGACGGTGTTTACGCCCCAGGTTTGGCGGCGTTGGGACAACAGCTTCGACATCTCGGCGAAGTCATCACCGTCGCGCCAGCAACCGAACAAAGTGGTGTCGGGCATTCCATTACCTACCTGACTCCGCTAGTCCCCAAGTCAATCCATCGCGATGGGCGACACTGGGCTTGGGCGGTGGAAGGATCCCCGGCTGATTGCGTGAAACTATCGCTAGCCGAGTTGTTTGTCGACGAACCCATCGATCTGGTTGTCAGCGGCATCAACAGCGGACTGAACGCCGGCATCAACGTGCTGTATTCCGGCACAGTGGCCGCGGCCATTGAAGGCGCGTTTTTTGGAGTTACCAGCGTCGCGGTTTCTTTGGAACACGATGACGACGCCGACTTTGATGCCGCCGCGGTGATCGCCAAGAATGTTATCAGCCAGCTCATTCAACAAAAAGAATCCGCCGGCGGCCTGTTCAACCTCAACATCCCAACGGCAGCAACCCAGACCACACGAGACGTGAAAGTCGTCCCCATGGGTCTGGCACAATACGGCCGACGCTATGAAAAACGCCAAGACCCCGGAGGACGCGATTACTACTGGGCGTTGTGGTCCGAACCCAAGCAACCACCACCGAGCTTGACCGACGTGGCCCAACTTCGTGAAGGCAACGTCACATTGACGCCCCTGCATTTCAACCTCACGCGTCAAGAACTACTCGACCCGATGCAAGACTGGGGACTCCGATCCTAG
- a CDS encoding heparan-alpha-glucosaminide N-acetyltransferase domain-containing protein, whose product MRYPSIDILRTVAIAVMVLVHFAENLAGVGLPIAGMGAPLFAFLSGVSYYLWSDSRRAKGTSDREISRISVRRGLFVFGVGIAYNILVWLPEDTFNWDVLTFIGVALLLLNSMRGLPVQVPIMIAVMSLWISPVLREMVEYDAYWVNRYFDYEWTLSDVCIGFLSTGYFPIFPWLSFSLAGFVTARWLFDRIPEKTSDGVTVPSSEATFSLWPMVGVGAGMLATSLLALLSRPYLNDDISERLIEGWSMFPPSIPYVLGMLGVILILFAAVHQYVDRNATFRSHTHFLEITRRFSQYSFSLYILHHLAHVWPLWIYGLANGQETTYYWRQAMPVANALVLAVIFLLVCYVVLSKLSNVRNYGMEASMRWLCD is encoded by the coding sequence ATGCGATATCCATCGATTGATATTCTCCGCACGGTGGCGATCGCGGTGATGGTGTTGGTGCACTTTGCCGAAAACCTGGCGGGCGTGGGTTTGCCGATTGCAGGCATGGGGGCACCCCTGTTCGCGTTTTTGTCTGGGGTGAGTTACTACTTGTGGTCGGATAGTCGACGAGCCAAAGGCACCAGCGATCGAGAGATCTCGCGAATTTCGGTTCGTCGTGGACTGTTCGTCTTTGGGGTTGGGATTGCTTACAATATTTTAGTTTGGCTTCCCGAGGATACCTTCAACTGGGACGTGTTGACGTTCATTGGTGTGGCGTTGTTGTTGCTCAATTCGATGCGTGGGCTTCCGGTGCAGGTGCCGATCATGATTGCGGTCATGTCGTTGTGGATCAGCCCGGTGTTGCGTGAGATGGTGGAGTACGATGCGTACTGGGTTAACCGGTACTTCGACTACGAGTGGACGCTATCGGATGTGTGCATCGGATTCCTTAGCACGGGCTATTTTCCGATCTTCCCTTGGCTATCTTTCTCGCTGGCGGGTTTCGTAACGGCGAGGTGGCTGTTCGACCGCATTCCGGAGAAGACTTCGGATGGCGTGACAGTTCCGTCGAGTGAGGCGACGTTTTCGTTGTGGCCGATGGTTGGGGTGGGAGCGGGGATGCTGGCGACTTCGTTGCTGGCGTTGTTGTCGCGTCCCTATTTGAATGACGATATTTCGGAGCGGCTGATTGAGGGTTGGTCGATGTTTCCACCCAGTATCCCGTATGTGTTGGGGATGTTAGGCGTGATACTGATTCTGTTTGCGGCGGTTCATCAATACGTTGACCGGAATGCAACCTTTCGCTCACACACGCACTTCTTGGAGATCACTCGCCGCTTCAGCCAGTACTCCTTTTCGCTCTATATCCTGCATCACCTTGCGCACGTATGGCCGCTTTGGATTTATGGTTTGGCCAACGGTCAGGAAACGACCTACTACTGGAGACAGGCGATGCCCGTTGCCAACGCTCTTGTCTTGGCGGTCATCTTCCTGTTGGTTTGCTACGTGGTCTTGTCCAAACTATCCAACGTCCGCAATTACGGCATGGAAGCATCCATGCGGTGGCTGTGCGATTGA
- a CDS encoding flavin monoamine oxidase family protein: MKTWKVGIIGGGPGGLMTAHALQKLATHPVEITVFEASPRLGGKILTPRFASHPVGYEAGAAEFYDYSHFDEDALKELIKELGLPIRPMGGPAVVMNEQVLANMDDIADHLGADAAQAVVQFDRMAKDMMTPQEFYHANDHTHEHGSDTTEHVQKQRFDSLLTDLKPHPSFQYIENLMHSDLAAEPRQTSVAYGLQNYLMNDPAYMGVYGIEGGNERLPQELIARISATFRLEHRVESIVRTPQGSMQVRSICSEDSVQSEAFRVEEFDFVVVALPLAHFNSIGYECDGLAAKMRAHHDFYDYPAHYLRMTLLFESPFWRNQFSDSYWMLDKFGGCCLYDESSRDPGCDRGVLGWLLGGDDAARMSELDDQQLINEALDSLPSFLSHGRDVFIEGQVHRWIGAVNAMPGGETPVTLDRRHQPDAMQNPNLFCVGDYLFDSTLNGVLDSANYVAEWMAAEIADHPIGAPSSTDSHSSITNFSNHTDQQTV; encoded by the coding sequence ATGAAAACGTGGAAAGTCGGAATCATAGGTGGCGGTCCGGGCGGGTTGATGACCGCTCATGCGCTGCAGAAGTTAGCGACCCATCCGGTTGAGATAACCGTCTTTGAGGCCAGTCCACGGCTGGGTGGGAAAATTCTGACGCCGCGTTTTGCGAGTCATCCCGTTGGGTATGAGGCCGGAGCCGCCGAGTTTTACGACTACTCCCACTTCGACGAAGATGCCCTGAAGGAACTGATCAAGGAACTCGGGCTGCCGATTCGTCCGATGGGTGGACCAGCGGTTGTCATGAACGAGCAAGTGCTGGCGAACATGGATGACATTGCCGATCACCTTGGTGCGGACGCAGCACAGGCCGTTGTGCAATTCGATCGGATGGCGAAGGACATGATGACGCCACAGGAATTCTATCACGCGAACGATCACACTCATGAACACGGTTCCGACACTACGGAACATGTGCAAAAGCAACGCTTTGACTCGTTGCTGACCGATTTGAAACCGCATCCGTCGTTCCAGTACATCGAGAATTTGATGCACAGTGATCTGGCAGCGGAACCTCGGCAGACAAGCGTTGCGTATGGGCTGCAGAACTACTTGATGAATGACCCCGCTTACATGGGCGTCTATGGAATCGAGGGTGGAAACGAGCGATTGCCTCAAGAGTTGATCGCTCGGATTTCGGCGACGTTTCGGCTGGAGCACCGTGTTGAAAGTATCGTTCGAACACCGCAAGGTTCGATGCAAGTTCGTTCCATTTGCAGCGAAGATTCGGTGCAAAGTGAAGCCTTCCGCGTGGAGGAGTTTGATTTCGTTGTTGTCGCTCTGCCGTTGGCTCACTTCAATTCGATCGGCTACGAATGTGATGGCCTGGCGGCGAAGATGCGAGCACACCACGATTTCTATGACTATCCAGCTCATTATTTGCGGATGACGTTGTTGTTTGAATCGCCATTCTGGCGAAACCAATTCAGTGACTCGTATTGGATGCTCGACAAGTTTGGCGGTTGTTGTCTATACGACGAGTCGTCTCGGGACCCCGGTTGTGATCGAGGTGTTCTGGGGTGGCTGCTTGGTGGTGACGATGCGGCAAGGATGAGTGAGCTGGACGACCAGCAACTGATCAACGAGGCATTGGATTCCTTGCCATCATTCCTGAGTCATGGTCGCGACGTCTTCATCGAGGGCCAGGTCCATCGCTGGATCGGTGCCGTCAATGCGATGCCTGGTGGTGAGACGCCCGTCACTTTGGATCGGCGTCATCAACCCGATGCGATGCAAAATCCGAATCTGTTTTGTGTTGGCGATTATCTCTTTGATTCAACACTCAACGGTGTTCTCGATTCGGCGAATTACGTTGCTGAATGGATGGCAGCTGAAATCGCGGATCATCCAATCGGGGCGCCTTCGTCGACCGATTCGCACTCTTCCATAACCAACTTTTCCAACCACACTGACCAGCAAACGGTATGA
- a CDS encoding PSD1 and planctomycete cytochrome C domain-containing protein, whose amino-acid sequence MTPSLKSTPFSVASMCHFLCRWSLSALLLFASLHQAHANPESDAEKTTTANADVTFNRDIRSLLSSRCFACHGPDEESREAGLRLDQADGDEGAIGLAIEPGSIEDSELWSRITSDDESMLMPPPDSHLKPFSKQEQQLIRRWIESGADYEAYWAFTPPTQPKTPEVQNQGKPWSDQTIDRFVLQKLVAQGETPAREADARTLIRRVTFDLTGLPPTREEIRQFSAAYADAPETAWEELIDDLISRPQYGEHWARHWLDLVRFADTNGMHKDFYRNHVAYRDWVIRAFNDNLRYDDFTRYQIAGDLYPNPTKDQLIASGFHRLHLIIDRGTALPEESHVKNVIDRVTAVGTAFMGLTVQCAQCHDHKFDPITQKDFFSLYAFFNNIDAAPETNPKIMSDGLQEPIARWPTAKQATDLKRFDKKLADANAKLSKIEIAIAAQREKESDAGKQEIIGDALSKQSQELTLLIKEQGTLQKRMAALNRERRAVERNVEKAMVMKERDTPRETFVLIRGQYDAPGKTVPRNVPGFLPPLKKASEVASRMDLAEWFVAPENPLTARVAVNRFWLSFFGVGLIKTAEDFGNQGEVPSHPELLDELAVSFVESGWDIKALVKRIAMTKTYRQASNTSPERFKADPENRLLARGPRYRLDAEVIRDQILATSGLISTKMHGPSVKPPQPDGLWKAVSMTDERFQPDTGDSIYRRSVYTFWKRAMPPPQMTILNAPFRDACIARRERTNTPSQALLLLNESEYLRAARHLAQLALERSEDERLAFAWETVTAKLPDANEQQIMLDLLDDLQEDYLADPKLTDELCRGTALTTPEAKSELAAWTVICNTLYNLDITKTKD is encoded by the coding sequence ATGACACCTTCACTAAAATCCACACCGTTCTCGGTAGCCAGCATGTGCCATTTCCTATGCCGTTGGTCACTTTCGGCACTATTGCTATTTGCGTCGCTACATCAGGCCCATGCAAACCCAGAAAGTGACGCCGAGAAAACGACGACGGCGAATGCTGACGTCACCTTCAATCGCGACATCCGTTCCCTACTGTCGTCTCGATGCTTTGCTTGCCATGGACCAGATGAAGAATCCCGGGAAGCAGGCCTGCGATTGGACCAAGCCGATGGGGACGAGGGTGCAATTGGCTTAGCGATCGAACCTGGTTCGATCGAAGACAGCGAATTGTGGAGCCGAATCACATCCGATGACGAATCCATGCTGATGCCGCCGCCGGACTCGCACCTGAAACCATTCTCAAAACAGGAACAACAACTCATCCGCCGCTGGATCGAATCAGGCGCCGACTACGAAGCCTACTGGGCGTTCACGCCACCAACCCAACCCAAGACGCCGGAAGTACAAAATCAAGGCAAACCCTGGAGCGACCAAACCATCGATCGCTTCGTACTGCAAAAGCTAGTTGCCCAAGGCGAAACGCCCGCGAGGGAAGCCGACGCAAGAACATTGATTCGCCGAGTGACTTTTGACTTAACTGGATTGCCGCCCACGCGCGAAGAAATTCGGCAATTCAGTGCCGCCTACGCCGACGCCCCCGAGACGGCTTGGGAAGAACTGATCGACGACTTGATTTCACGCCCGCAATATGGCGAACACTGGGCTCGGCATTGGCTGGACCTCGTTCGATTTGCCGACACCAACGGCATGCATAAGGATTTCTATCGTAACCACGTCGCCTACCGTGACTGGGTGATTCGAGCCTTCAACGACAATCTCCGTTATGACGATTTCACTCGCTATCAGATCGCCGGCGACCTGTATCCCAATCCGACCAAAGACCAACTGATCGCTTCCGGGTTCCACCGCCTGCACTTGATTATCGATCGCGGCACGGCGTTGCCCGAAGAGAGCCACGTCAAGAATGTGATCGACCGAGTGACCGCGGTGGGGACCGCGTTCATGGGCCTGACCGTGCAGTGCGCGCAGTGCCACGACCACAAGTTCGATCCGATTACTCAAAAAGACTTCTTTTCACTTTACGCATTCTTCAACAACATCGACGCCGCCCCAGAAACAAATCCCAAAATCATGTCCGATGGATTGCAAGAACCCATCGCCCGGTGGCCCACCGCGAAGCAAGCGACGGACCTGAAGCGTTTCGACAAAAAGCTTGCCGACGCTAATGCGAAACTTAGCAAGATTGAAATCGCCATCGCCGCGCAAAGGGAAAAAGAATCAGATGCCGGCAAGCAGGAAATCATCGGCGATGCGTTGTCGAAACAGTCCCAGGAACTGACTCTACTTATAAAAGAGCAGGGCACTCTGCAAAAGCGGATGGCAGCCCTGAACAGAGAACGAAGGGCTGTCGAGCGAAACGTCGAAAAAGCGATGGTCATGAAAGAACGTGACACTCCTCGCGAGACGTTCGTGTTGATCCGAGGACAATACGATGCACCCGGTAAGACCGTTCCGCGGAACGTTCCAGGTTTCTTACCACCCTTAAAAAAGGCATCTGAAGTCGCCTCACGGATGGACCTAGCCGAATGGTTTGTCGCTCCCGAAAACCCGTTGACCGCCCGGGTTGCCGTCAATCGCTTTTGGCTATCTTTCTTTGGCGTCGGTTTGATCAAAACGGCCGAAGATTTCGGTAACCAAGGCGAAGTCCCCAGCCACCCTGAACTACTCGATGAACTGGCGGTATCGTTTGTCGAATCGGGCTGGGACATCAAGGCGCTGGTCAAACGGATCGCCATGACCAAGACGTATCGGCAAGCATCCAACACGTCACCGGAGCGATTCAAGGCGGACCCCGAAAATCGATTGCTCGCTCGCGGACCACGATACCGGTTGGACGCAGAAGTGATTCGCGACCAGATTCTGGCAACCAGCGGGTTAATTTCCACCAAGATGCACGGTCCGAGTGTGAAGCCCCCCCAACCCGACGGATTGTGGAAAGCGGTCTCGATGACCGATGAACGATTCCAACCGGACACCGGCGATTCCATTTATCGCCGGAGCGTCTACACGTTCTGGAAACGAGCGATGCCACCACCACAAATGACGATCTTAAATGCGCCGTTCCGTGATGCGTGCATCGCCCGGCGAGAGCGAACCAACACGCCATCACAGGCTCTGCTGCTGTTGAACGAAAGTGAGTATTTACGAGCGGCCCGTCACTTGGCACAACTCGCACTGGAACGCTCCGAAGACGAACGATTGGCGTTTGCATGGGAAACCGTCACGGCAAAACTGCCTGACGCCAACGAACAGCAAATCATGCTGGACCTGCTCGATGATCTGCAAGAAGACTATCTCGCAGATCCCAAACTGACCGACGAACTGTGCCGCGGCACCGCTCTAACGACCCCGGAAGCGAAGTCGGAACTCGCCGCTTGGACGGTGATCTGCAACACGCTTTACAACCTCGATATCACCAAGACGAAGGACTAG
- a CDS encoding DUF1501 domain-containing protein codes for MHPFHLNEVLGNRRRFLTHSGMGLGTAAMSSLISGPRIASASPSKLPTSAGIPTGCQFAPKAKRIIFLFMAGGPSQIDLFDPKPELEKQFNKPLPPSVSMGQRVTAMTKGKAQMVMPTPFKFQQKGENGIWMSELLPQLSTQVDKLCFIDSMNTDSINHDPGKTAFCTGSEIPGKPSMGAWLSYGLGTLNKDLPDYVVMPSAYWAGKVNVQALYSRLWGSGFLPSKHQGTSFQTSGDPVLFLSNPTGVDAKVRRRMLDSLGQLNRKHFGEIGDPEIETTIAQQEMAFRMQTSVPELTDISDESQETLAMYGPEVNNPGSYARNCLLARRMAERDVRFIQLFHRGWDHHSKLPPNLRGQCKDVDQPTTALLRDLEQRGLLDDTLVVFAGEFGRTVYCQGKLDSETYGRDHHPRCFTALLAGGGVKGGIRYGKTDEFSYNVVSDGVHVRDLHATMLHLLGVDHRQLTFPFQGLDQKLTGVEPARVVKEIIA; via the coding sequence ATGCATCCTTTTCACTTGAACGAAGTCCTTGGCAATCGGCGTCGCTTCCTGACTCATTCAGGGATGGGGCTCGGTACTGCGGCAATGTCTTCATTGATCTCAGGGCCACGAATCGCATCGGCCTCCCCGTCCAAGCTGCCAACCTCCGCTGGAATACCGACCGGCTGCCAATTCGCGCCCAAGGCAAAGCGAATCATCTTCCTGTTCATGGCCGGTGGGCCTAGCCAGATCGATCTGTTCGACCCCAAACCTGAACTCGAAAAGCAGTTCAACAAACCGTTGCCACCATCGGTCAGCATGGGCCAACGCGTCACCGCCATGACCAAGGGCAAGGCTCAAATGGTGATGCCCACCCCGTTCAAATTCCAGCAAAAGGGAGAGAATGGGATCTGGATGAGCGAACTGCTGCCGCAATTATCGACTCAGGTCGACAAGCTGTGCTTCATAGATTCGATGAACACCGATTCGATCAATCATGACCCCGGCAAGACGGCGTTTTGCACCGGTTCGGAAATCCCGGGCAAACCCAGCATGGGAGCTTGGTTGAGCTACGGCCTTGGAACGCTGAACAAAGACCTGCCGGATTATGTGGTCATGCCATCGGCGTACTGGGCCGGTAAGGTCAACGTCCAGGCACTGTACTCGAGACTTTGGGGCAGTGGTTTCTTGCCATCCAAACACCAGGGAACCAGCTTCCAAACGTCCGGCGATCCGGTCTTGTTCCTATCCAATCCAACCGGTGTGGATGCCAAGGTGCGGCGACGGATGCTTGATTCGCTGGGTCAACTGAACCGCAAACACTTCGGTGAAATCGGCGACCCCGAAATCGAAACCACAATCGCTCAACAGGAGATGGCGTTTCGCATGCAGACGTCGGTTCCCGAGCTGACCGACATTTCCGACGAGTCACAAGAAACGTTGGCGATGTATGGACCGGAGGTCAATAACCCAGGCTCCTACGCCAGAAACTGTTTGCTGGCTCGACGAATGGCCGAGCGTGACGTGCGGTTCATTCAATTGTTCCACCGAGGATGGGATCACCACTCGAAGCTGCCGCCCAATTTGCGAGGACAATGCAAGGACGTGGATCAGCCGACCACCGCACTGTTGCGCGACCTCGAACAACGCGGGTTGCTGGATGACACGCTAGTCGTATTTGCAGGCGAGTTCGGCCGAACGGTCTACTGCCAAGGCAAACTGGACTCTGAAACCTATGGACGCGACCACCACCCACGGTGCTTCACCGCGTTGCTGGCCGGCGGCGGAGTCAAAGGCGGGATTCGATACGGTAAAACCGACGAGTTCAGCTACAACGTGGTTTCCGATGGCGTCCACGTACGCGACCTGCATGCAACGATGCTGCATCTATTGGGCGTGGACCACCGGCAACTGACATTCCCGTTCCAAGGCTTGGACCAAAAACTAACCGGCGTCGAACCCGCGCGAGTTGTCAAAGAAATCATCGCCTAG
- a CDS encoding DUF1552 domain-containing protein, which yields MSHRNSRRRFLRNAGISAAAANFALNLPSLALAGQVSRRQRLVIVFSPNGVIPAHFWPDRPGKGQPGKLDFKRILKPLEPFRDQTVTMHGLCNQIKGDGDGHMRGMGCLLTGVELFPGDVQGGSDTPAGWSQGISIDQYLKNRLQADAATRTRFGSLEFGVLVPERADTWTRMSYSGPNQPVAPIDDPYKMFDKLYGQAKNRELLASVLDDLTGDFQKLESMISAEDKHLLRQHVDLVRKVEKELKVELETQTDRIGHAVPELPPNVEDQNDNMPEITRMQTELLVNAMAADFARVATFQITNSVGQPKMRWLDIPEGHHGLSHEPDSNAEAYEKLIQINTWYCEQVAHLAKRLKETPEPGGEGTMLDNTTIIWTNELGKGNSHTRDNIPFVLVGGGLGIPGDQALDFGRISHNRFLMTIAERMGYPQKSFGNPDFCGDGVLTGLG from the coding sequence ATGTCACATCGTAATTCACGACGTCGTTTTCTGCGTAATGCAGGGATCAGTGCCGCGGCGGCAAACTTCGCTTTGAACCTGCCAAGCCTTGCGCTAGCGGGGCAAGTCAGTCGGCGCCAGCGGCTGGTGATCGTGTTCAGTCCGAATGGGGTCATTCCGGCTCACTTTTGGCCCGATCGTCCTGGTAAGGGGCAGCCAGGCAAACTGGATTTCAAGCGGATCTTAAAACCACTGGAGCCGTTCCGCGATCAGACCGTCACCATGCACGGCCTATGCAACCAAATTAAAGGCGATGGCGACGGCCACATGCGAGGCATGGGCTGTCTCTTGACAGGGGTGGAGCTGTTTCCGGGCGATGTGCAGGGCGGTAGCGACACGCCGGCGGGGTGGTCCCAGGGAATTAGCATTGATCAGTATCTGAAGAATCGATTGCAAGCCGATGCCGCGACTCGCACGCGGTTTGGTTCTCTCGAATTCGGCGTGCTGGTTCCTGAGCGAGCGGATACGTGGACGCGGATGTCGTATTCCGGCCCCAATCAACCGGTCGCACCGATTGATGATCCTTACAAGATGTTCGACAAGCTGTATGGGCAGGCGAAAAACCGGGAATTATTGGCAAGCGTCCTGGATGACTTGACCGGTGATTTTCAAAAGCTCGAATCGATGATCAGTGCGGAGGACAAGCACTTGCTGCGCCAGCATGTGGACTTGGTTCGTAAGGTCGAAAAGGAATTGAAAGTCGAACTCGAAACCCAGACGGATCGAATCGGACATGCCGTTCCAGAGCTTCCACCCAACGTCGAAGACCAGAACGACAACATGCCCGAGATCACTCGGATGCAAACGGAGTTGCTGGTCAACGCGATGGCAGCCGACTTCGCTCGTGTGGCAACGTTCCAAATCACCAATAGCGTTGGACAGCCAAAAATGCGTTGGCTGGACATTCCGGAAGGCCATCACGGGTTGTCGCATGAGCCCGATAGCAACGCCGAAGCCTACGAGAAGTTGATTCAGATCAATACTTGGTATTGCGAACAGGTGGCGCATCTGGCCAAACGTTTGAAGGAGACACCAGAACCCGGTGGTGAGGGAACGATGCTCGACAACACGACGATCATCTGGACCAACGAACTTGGAAAAGGCAATTCGCACACGCGTGACAATATCCCGTTCGTCTTGGTCGGTGGCGGACTCGGGATACCGGGTGATCAAGCGTTGGACTTTGGCCGTATCTCCCACAACCGATTCTTGATGACCATAGCCGAGCGGATGGGCTATCCCCAGAAAAGCTTTGGCAACCCTGACTTCTGTGGCGATGGCGTGTTGACCGGACTGGGTTAG